The following nucleotide sequence is from Diospyros lotus cultivar Yz01 chromosome 3, ASM1463336v1, whole genome shotgun sequence.
CTGTGAGGCGACGAGTGGGCTATAAACTATATTTGGCTCCACTATAACTCCGAGAACCAAGATCCCTCCTCCATCACCATTCCCCTTCAAGCAATGGGAGAAGGCATTAGGGGTTACACCCTGTGAAGAAAGTTGTGAGATTACTGATAACCCCTGCTGCCCAAATCCAAATATTCCATCAACTGCTCTATCAGACTTTGTCAGGTCACCAGTCTGTGATGTGCTACAGCTGTTTCATGATCTAATAAGTGAGGCAACAAGCTTAACCAATTGAAGAAACGAACATAAATACCACCATCAGTTTGGTAACCTCATGTTAGCTTACCCAAAGACTACAGGAGCTGAAGAGTTTGAAGTCAGTGAATTCCCGACAATTGCATCTAGATGCATCATGTCAGACACATAATAACCAGATGTCCCACTTCCATCTCCATATTGAAATGTATAACCACACTGATTATTCTGAGTAGAACATCCAGAGTCCGAGGATTGAACTCCTAAGGAGCATCTTTGGTCTGAACAAGATATCAATGAAGCTGATGAGGAGCTGGAAGGGTCAAAGAAGTTGAGAGGGACCTACAAGAAAACAACCAGTTGACTTGAGACAATTAGCAGTAAATTGGTCCATAATTCAAGAAgctaaatcataaaaaaaaatattagaagcCAGGAAACGTTAATATTACATGGAGTCCACTTGATGTGGGACAACCGTTGCAGGAATTGCAACTGACCCACAAGACATCACTTCCAGTATCAATCTGTACATAGAAGTCTTTTGGAGGAGAACCTAATTGAACCCTTGTATAATAAAGCCTGAAAGTACCAACAAGAAACGAGCATGACCAGAATGAAGCCAATCCGTCAAATATAAATATGCTACCCATCATCCGGAGATGAAGactctaaaatagaaaagaatccAATAAAGAATCAACATGTATAAAACCTATATCAATTAAATACACCGCCGAAAGAATTAAATCAGCACGATGAGAGGTAGGGAACAAAATATCCATATACGCAACGCTAAATCAGCCTAAATAACAAGGAGGAAAGAACATGAAAAGGTATAATACAACACAAGGCAATAATAATTATACAAGGACACGACAACTGACAAGAACTTCAGACCTGAAATTTAATTTGTCAACTCAAGTctaaaatcaaatccaaatgcATAAAAACTAATACATCAGCGATGGGGGGACACGAAGCAAATAGAAAGCGAGAATTGAGGAGATTACCCGACAACAAAAGGGTCGTAGGTTCCTTCAACGGGGAAATCCACAACACCCGAAAAAGACTGCAAGATTCGACCGTGTCTGACCCGGTCACGCGCTCTGAGTTGACTCAACTCGACGCCGTGACTGGTCGGAAAATCTCTCTCCAGCGTGAGAGCAACCGGGAAACCACCGGCCGCTgccgcagcagcagcagcagcaggaaACACCACGGCGGTGAGCGTCAAGATGATCCAGCATCCCGTCGGAAAAGCAGCCGGCATTTCTTGCTTTACCTtcgttctcttctcttctccctaTGCTGCTTTTTCCACTTTCACCAACAAC
It contains:
- the LOC127797953 gene encoding aspartic proteinase 36-like; this encodes MPAAFPTGCWIILTLTAVVFPAAAAAAAAAGGFPVALTLERDFPTSHGVELSQLRARDRVRHGRILQSFSGVVDFPVEGTYDPFVVGLYYTRVQLGSPPKDFYVQIDTGSDVLWVSCNSCNGCPTSSGLHVPLNFFDPSSSSSASLISCSDQRCSLGVQSSDSGCSTQNNQCGYTFQYGDGSGTSGYYVSDMMHLDAIVGNSLTSNSSAPVVFGCSTSQTGDLTKSDRAVDGIFGFGQQGLSVISQLSSQGVTPNAFSHCLKGNGDGGGILVLGVIVEPNIVYSPLVASQPHYNLNLKSIAVNGQTVTIDPAVFTTSTNRGTIVDSGTTLAYLAEEAYDPFVSAITESVSQSVSPVLYKGNQCYLIKSSVSEIFPTVSLNFAGGASMILKPEDYLLQQNSDGGTAVWCIGFQKIQGQGITILGDLVLKDKIIVYDLAGQRIGWANYDCSLSVNVSTTTGTGKSEFVNAGQMGNGSSSRITPDYKMLSSIVITALLLLISVFGSFSFL